In Oryza brachyantha chromosome 1, ObraRS2, whole genome shotgun sequence, the following are encoded in one genomic region:
- the LOC102710360 gene encoding transcription factor PCF5-like — protein sequence MGDAGQSHHHHGFQTQLLSFGGGVGHHHPLHQFTAQATQPQATVASHTRGRGGGGGGGEIVPATTTRSRGGGGGEIVAVQGGHIVRSTGRKDRHSKVCTARGPRDRRVRLSAHTAIQFYDVQDRLGYDRPSKAVDWLIKNAKDAIDKLDVLPAWQPTAAAGNAAAPPSSSTHPDSPENSDDQAQAITVAHTAFDFAGGGSGGTSFLPPSLDSDAIADTIKSFFPMGGTAGGEASSSTAGAQSSAMGFQSYTPDLLSRTGSQSQELRLSLQSLPDPMFHHHQQHRSQGHGGGNGTTQQALFSGAANYSFGSGAMWAEQAQNQRMVPWNVPDPGGGGGGGGSTGAYLFNVSQQAAHMQAAALGGQSQFFFQRGPLQSSNQPSERGWPETVEADNQMSHHQGGLSPSVSAAIGFAPGVSFSGFRLPARIQGDEEHNGGGGGNGDKPPPSSVSSASHH from the coding sequence ATGGGCGACGCCGGCCagtcccaccaccaccacgggtTCCAGACGCAGCTCCTGTCCTtcggaggcggcgtcggccaccaccacccgctGCACCAGTTCACCGCGCAGGCCACGCAGCCACAGGCCACCGTCGCGTCCCACACGAgggggcgcggaggaggcggtggcggcggcgagattgTTCCCGCGACAACCACGCGGtcgaggggcggcggcggcggggagatcGTGGCGGTGCAGGGCGGGCACATTGTGCGGTCGACAGGGCGCAAGGACCGGCACAGCAAGGTCTGCACGGCGCGCGGGCCGCGCGACCGCCGCGTGCGGCTGTCGGCCCACACCGCCATCCAGTTCTACGACGTGCAGGACCGGCTTGGGTACGACCGGCCCAGCAAGGCGGTGGACTGGCTCATCAAGAACGCTAAGGACGCCATCGACAAGCTCGACGTGCTGCCGGCGTGGCAgcccacggccgccgccggcaatgccgccgcgccgccgtcctcctcgaCCCACCCCGACTCCCCCGAGAACTCCGACGACCAGGCGCAGGCCATCACCGTCGCGCACACAGCGTTCGACTTCGCCGGCGGGGGCAGCGGCGGGACCAGCTTCCTCCCTCCGTCGCTCGACTCGGACGCCATAGCCGACACGATCAAGTCGTTCTTCCCCATGGGTGGCACCGCAGGCGGGGAGGCGTCGTCGTCCACCGCGGGGGCGCAGTCGTCGGCCATGGGTTTCCAGAGCTACACACCTGACCTCCTGTCCCGCACCGGCAGCCAGAGCCAAGAGCTCCGGCTGTCGCTGCAGTCCTTACCCGACCCCATGtttcaccaccaccagcagcatcGGTCGCagggccatggcggcggcaatGGCACCACGCAGCAGGCTctcttctccggcgccgccaATTACTCGTTCGGCAGCGGCGCCATGTGGGCCGAGCAGGCGCAGAACCAGCGCATGGTGCCGTGGAACGTGCCCGaccctggcggcggcggcggtggtggcgggaGCACCGGCGCCTACCTGTTCAACGTGTCGCAGCAAGCGGCGCATatgcaggcggcggcgctcggtgGCCAGAGCCAGTTCTTCTTCCAGAGGGGACCCCTTCAGTCCAGTAACCAGCCCTCCGAGCGAGGATGGCCGGAGACCGTCGAAGCCGACAACCAGATGAGCCACCACCAAGGAGGGCTGAGCCCCTCCGTGTCGGCGGCCATCGGGTTCGCTCCCGGCGTCAGCTTCTCCGGTTTCCGCCTCCCCGCAAGGATACAGGGCGACGAGGAgcacaacggcggcggcggcggcaatggcgataagccgccgccgtcgtctgtCTCCTCAGCTTCTCACCACTGA
- the LOC102710079 gene encoding RING-H2 finger protein ATL39-like — MSETTAAPPAPRADDAWSQQQSYNFSGRVLLTAVVILFVIAVIFAVTRVLLYYLVVRPRVGGGRRGLAGGIFRSLNSFGMSGRRGLDASALAALPVTAYVRRNGGAGEGSDRRAPAAAADCAVCLSELADGEKVRELPNCGHVFHVECVDAWLRSRTTCPLCRAEAEVPKSRVQAAAATPTTSSSLGTGGITVVVTIHGGTNDAGGDRVARGSTVLTGQPGPS; from the coding sequence ATGTCGGAGAcgacggccgcgccgccggcgccgagggcgGACGACGCGTGGAGCCAGCAGCAGAGCTACAATTTCAGCGGGCGCGTGCTGCTCACGGCCGTCGTCATCCTCTTCGTGATCGCGGTGATCTTCGCCGTCACCCGCGTCTTGCTGTACTACCTCGTGGTGCGGCCCCGCGTGGGCGGGGGGCGGCGCGGCCTCGCCGGAGGCATCTTCCGGTCGCTGAACTCGTTCGGCATGAGCGGCCGCCGCGGGCTGGACGcgtccgcgctcgccgcgctgccggTCACCGCGTACGTGAGGAggaacggcggcgccggcgagggctccgaccgccgcgccccggccgccgccgccgactgcgCCGTGTGCCTGTCGGAGCTCGCGGACGGCGAGAAGGTGCGGGAGCTGCCCAACTGCGGCCACGTCTTCCACGTGGAGTGCGTCGACGCGTGGCTGCGCTCCAGGACGACGTGCCCTCTCTGCcgggccgaggcggaggttcCCAAGTCAAGggtgcaggcggcggcggcgacaccgaccacgtcgtcgtcgctcggTACAGGAGGAATCACCGTGGTCGTGACCATACACGGCGGCACTAACgatgccggcggcgacagggTCGCGCGCGGCTCGACGGTGCTGACCGGTCAACCGGGACCCTCCTAG
- the LOC102709794 gene encoding developmental and secondary metabolism regulator VEL1-like, whose product MPRARRARRTGSAYVDDERERDITFFKRRNGLFKGASDLSILTGASVAVVLEDQNRGKFHSLGTPLVQTVVDAALSRDMEPTEPFAGEQLKGRLVPLERELARLKDVAAIKEEETRASKARYNEAKKEEEDDDERDALLKKLFFSKQYNLSLDEMNELYEPPPFVADQAPPPPPPAAGGSLWIPELPPPPPAGSPWARVLPLQPPRFSEMEPIFHASQQAPAQDNTQLAPLPPVAAPLPQHPFLLSDHAPALGPVPASVPLQMPVEAHFPLESPLFHFHETFLVPEQAQGLAPLPAPLQMPMEAHMPMEDPLFQEPFLVPDQAPVLSPLPMPLQMPVEAHMPLEAPWFQEPIIVPDQAPMLSPLPAPLQMPVDAHFPLAAEAVQQQTQGYENYDFMFDNAGLSQPLVAGAGNDGDAAMGNDNPLGYQQWAASPLYDGQIYFGTGVDDMGIIVGDHGGVLEADMVEGGHASSSGGGDDIAGGAWF is encoded by the exons ATGCcgagggcgaggagggcgaggaggacggGCTCGGCGTACGTAGACGACGAGAGGGAGCGCGACATCACCTTCTTCAAGCGGCGGAACGGGCTGTTCAAGGGCGCCAGCGACCTCTCCATCCTCACCGGCGCGAGCGTCGCGGTGGTCCTGGAGGACCAGAACCGTGGTAAGTTCCACTCGCTCGGGACCCCGCTTGTGCAGACCGTCGTCGATGCCGCGCTCTCTCGCGACATGGAGCCGACGGAGCCGTtcgccggcgagcagctgAAGGGGAGGCTCGTGCCGCTGGAGAGGGAGCTGGCGAGGCTGAAGGATGTAGCTGCcatcaaggaggaggagacgcggGCGTCCAAAGCTCGGTACAATGAGGccaagaaggaggaggaggacgacgatgaGCGGGACGCGCTGTTGAAGAAGCTGTTCTTCTCCAAGCAGTACAACCTCAGCTTGGATGAGATGAACGAGCTGTACG AGCCACCGCCATTTGTTGCTGATCAggcacctccacctccacctccagcaGCAGGAGGGTCACTGTGGATTCCTGAGctgcctccacctccaccggcGGGGTCGCCATGGGCTCGTGTGTTGCCGTTGCAACCACCACGGTTTTCGGAGATGGAGCCAATTTTCCATGCATCACAGCAAGCACCGGCACAGGACAACACACAGCTTGCGCCACTGCCTCCTGTGGCGGCTCCATTGCCGCAGCATCCATTTCTACTTTCTGATCATGCACCGGCTCTCGGTCCTGTGCCGGCATCGGTGCCATTGCAGATGCCCGTGGAAGCTCACTTTCCACTGGAGTCTCCTTTGTTCCACTTCCACGAGACGTTTCTAGTGCCTGAGCAAGCACAGGGGCTTGCTCCTCTGCCGGCGCCATTGCAGATGCCCATGGAAGCTCACATGCCAATGGAGGATCCACTGTTCCAAGAACCATTTCTAGTGCCTGATCAAGCACCTGTGCTTTCTCCTCTGCCGATGCCATTGCAGATGCCAGTGGAAGCTCACATGCCACTGGAGGCTCCATGGTTCCAAGAACCAATCATAGTGCCAGATCAAGCGCCGATGCTTTCTCCTCTACCGGCGCCATTGCAGATGCCTGTGGACGCTCACTTCCCGCTTGCAGCAGAAGCAGTTCAGCAGCAGACCCAAGGCTATGAAAACTATGACTTCATGTTTGATAATGCGGGGCTCTCGCAGCCGctggtcgccggcgccggcaacgATGGCGATGCAGCTATGGGCAACGACAACCCGTTGGGCTACCAACAGTGGGCCGCGTCTCCTCTCTATGATGGACAGATCTACTTCGGCACCGGGGTTGATGACATGGGCATTATTGTTGGTGATCACGGTGGTGTTCTTGAAGCTGATATGGTAGAGGGCGGGCATGCGTCTTCCTCCGGCGGGGGAGACGACATTGCTGGTGGTGCATGGTTCTGA